The proteins below are encoded in one region of bacterium:
- a CDS encoding alpha/beta hydrolase, giving the protein MSLFQNRYIYYPPKGQKFEACPAFRTAEQVHVQGTRFYYKKHSDTLVVFYHGNAGSACDRAFLAGLFERLGLSYLFVEYTGYGGDGLRPSTGRLFADVVHVNEFLRPLDYKVLILAGESIGTGAAQYHTTLTRADKLLLVAPFPTLARVARRHFPFAIYPVSLLLQKDFDNPSWLSKFKGELMIIHGSKDTVIPIALGRKLFDAASAARGEFVEIENAGHNDIYDNHTTEERMEKFLRIEG; this is encoded by the coding sequence TTGTCTCTCTTTCAAAATCGATATATCTATTACCCCCCAAAGGGGCAAAAGTTTGAAGCATGCCCCGCGTTTCGTACCGCCGAGCAGGTGCATGTGCAGGGGACACGATTCTATTACAAGAAGCACTCTGATACCCTTGTCGTTTTTTACCACGGTAATGCCGGTTCGGCGTGCGATCGGGCGTTTCTTGCGGGCCTTTTTGAGCGTCTCGGCCTTTCGTATCTATTCGTAGAATACACTGGCTACGGAGGCGACGGATTGCGACCAAGCACCGGCCGACTATTCGCTGACGTGGTGCATGTGAACGAGTTTCTCCGACCGCTTGATTATAAGGTGCTCATTCTCGCCGGGGAGAGTATTGGCACCGGTGCCGCGCAATATCACACGACACTTACACGGGCGGATAAACTGCTGCTCGTAGCACCCTTTCCAACGCTTGCTCGTGTCGCGCGGCGTCACTTTCCGTTTGCCATCTATCCAGTTTCGCTGCTTTTGCAAAAAGATTTCGATAATCCTTCGTGGCTTTCGAAGTTCAAGGGTGAACTCATGATTATTCACGGCAGTAAAGACACGGTTATTCCGATCGCACTCGGCAGAAAACTTTTTGATGCTGCGTCAGCGGCGAGGGGGGAGTTTGTTGAGATTGAGAACGCGGGGCATAACGATATCTATGACAATCACACAACGGAAGAACGCATGGAAAAATTTTTACGTATCGAAGGATAA
- a CDS encoding transglycosylase domain-containing protein yields the protein MNVLFQRALQRLRTTKLYTVCACGACAVIIVTFVLAGNLRARYQKLESPRILDRAGVLIKLSPNESGYYMQPIETPPENFRQLLLKKEDRLFYYHVGANPASIARDALALVHSGKRYGSSTLTQQLVKVLLKTENKRTLMHKALEALYALSLELWSSKKTILAMYVNSAYFGNQAQGVEEASRYYFGRAAAALSSEEAATLVAAIGKPSIRYPGTIENERAAATLLARAGKTFTTKNGESARSPRLPLKQERAYERDTAFEASAFGARCTKLCTLTLEGALTERLRALLREHLLSSQFEGAKNGAIVVIKLPENELLAIVGSPYPRAAIPGAQINMALEPRPIGSTAKPLFYLKALEKGARPYTLVEDREYKYEIGTGFEFYPKNYDGRYRGDVTLHAALSESLNVPSVKVLEYVGLPLFYDFLTETLRFKPLQPLESYSLGIALGGLEMDLLTLSHYYTLFAHSGILKPLIISRDTDDNKLVSITTPPMEREFVQEKRVADTPYVALLNRILSDRATGVEQFGIKSFLNLPTEHYALKTGTSRDYHDSWTIGYTPDFLVGVWIGNHDNTPMPHVSGQSGAGRIWHDAMEIMLTSAYNRNTSFDFDGLQEFRSTDEGVAYGLPGDNYEETRMLLLRDDATFITHPHDRDVLLFEPGMTVPLEAREAVEWRVNGVYIGNGRAFPWTPIAPGTYTISATSASVTETIYITIMLE from the coding sequence ATGAACGTACTTTTTCAACGCGCACTGCAACGTCTAAGAACAACAAAACTATACACCGTCTGTGCTTGTGGTGCCTGCGCTGTGATCATCGTGACGTTCGTGCTCGCCGGTAATCTCCGCGCACGGTATCAAAAACTCGAATCACCGCGGATACTCGATCGCGCCGGGGTACTCATCAAGCTCTCGCCGAACGAGAGCGGCTACTATATGCAGCCGATTGAGACGCCGCCGGAAAACTTTAGACAACTCCTTCTCAAAAAAGAGGATCGCCTTTTCTACTACCACGTCGGCGCGAACCCCGCGAGCATCGCGCGCGACGCGCTCGCGCTCGTACACTCCGGAAAACGCTACGGCTCGAGCACGCTCACCCAGCAGCTCGTCAAAGTGCTCCTCAAGACCGAGAACAAACGCACGCTCATGCACAAAGCGCTCGAGGCGCTCTACGCTCTCTCGCTCGAGCTCTGGTCGTCCAAAAAAACAATTCTCGCGATGTATGTGAACAGCGCGTATTTCGGCAACCAGGCGCAGGGAGTTGAGGAAGCAAGCAGGTATTACTTCGGCCGAGCCGCCGCGGCGCTCTCGAGCGAAGAAGCTGCGACGCTCGTCGCCGCCATTGGGAAACCGAGTATCCGGTATCCCGGTACGATCGAAAATGAGCGCGCCGCGGCGACGCTCCTCGCTCGCGCGGGAAAAACATTTACGACAAAAAACGGCGAGAGCGCGCGGAGTCCGCGCCTCCCACTCAAGCAAGAGCGCGCGTACGAGCGAGATACAGCGTTTGAAGCGAGCGCGTTTGGCGCTCGCTGCACCAAACTCTGCACTCTCACGCTCGAGGGTGCACTCACCGAGCGCCTCCGGGCACTGCTTCGCGAACATCTACTCTCGAGTCAGTTTGAAGGCGCAAAAAATGGGGCGATCGTCGTCATCAAACTTCCGGAAAACGAATTGCTCGCAATCGTCGGTTCTCCGTACCCACGCGCCGCCATCCCCGGCGCGCAGATAAATATGGCGCTTGAACCGCGCCCCATCGGCTCCACGGCAAAACCCCTGTTCTACCTCAAGGCCCTCGAAAAAGGCGCACGGCCGTATACGCTCGTCGAGGATCGGGAGTATAAATACGAAATCGGAACGGGATTCGAGTTTTATCCGAAAAATTACGACGGCCGCTACCGAGGAGACGTGACGCTTCATGCCGCCCTGTCAGAGAGCCTCAACGTGCCGAGCGTCAAAGTGCTCGAGTACGTCGGTCTGCCTCTCTTCTACGATTTCCTCACCGAGACCCTTCGATTCAAGCCACTCCAGCCCCTCGAGTCATACTCGCTCGGCATCGCCCTCGGCGGGCTCGAGATGGACCTCCTCACGCTCTCGCACTACTATACGCTCTTCGCGCACAGCGGCATACTGAAGCCGCTCATCATCTCCCGCGATACGGATGATAATAAATTAGTGTCGATCACAACGCCGCCGATGGAGCGGGAGTTTGTGCAGGAAAAACGCGTGGCAGACACGCCGTACGTTGCGCTCCTGAACCGCATACTTTCGGACCGTGCGACCGGCGTCGAGCAATTCGGCATCAAGAGCTTCCTCAATTTGCCCACGGAGCACTACGCGCTCAAGACTGGCACGTCGCGGGATTACCACGACAGCTGGACTATCGGCTACACCCCTGATTTCCTCGTCGGCGTCTGGATAGGCAATCACGACAATACCCCTATGCCGCACGTCTCCGGCCAGTCCGGTGCCGGACGCATCTGGCACGACGCGATGGAAATCATGCTAACTTCAGCATACAATCGCAACACGTCATTCGACTTCGACGGGTTGCAGGAATTCAGGTCGACCGATGAGGGTGTCGCCTACGGTCTACCAGGCGACAACTACGAAGAGACGCGCATGCTGCTCCTCCGAGACGACGCGACGTTCATCACTCACCCGCACGATCGTGATGTGCTCCTCTTTGAGCCCGGCATGACCGTGCCGCTTGAAGCCCGAGAAGCGGTGGAATGGCGGGTAAATGGGGTGTATATCGGGAACGGGAGAGCATTCCCCTGGACCCCGATCGCGCCGGGCACCTACACAATCAGCGCAACAAGCGCTTCCGTTACAGAGACGATCTACATAACAATAATGCTCGAGTAG
- the creD gene encoding cell envelope integrity protein CreD, with translation MKRDRNAQKLFVIAIIGAACWGASLLVLRTVAGREQRFDEAKNDIAGTWGNRQVVFGPLLVVETGGSEADGSRQTFYILPATLYYETELEPEKRSRGIFSTPVYTGRVKISGTFSAADMPQVVAAADGKTARIAVAVTDTRGIEKQLDFKWQEKTIPFEPGSDIAALGRSGLHGSVPVDTLRSDVSFSFMFDVKGSEGISFAPIGRETLISALSVWKSPKFFGSFLPAEHSLSASGFAAQWRISSFGRSYPQAWENHEVDFEDIVRSAAGVDLFEHADLYTKLFRSIKYAVLFIAVTFLAFFLFETLAGVRIHPLQYALVGAALSLFYLLLLSLAEHVGFFVAYVIATLMTASLISLYSARVLIKKHRAVLIFAALVALYGYLYFVLLLEEYALLFGSLLLFVLLASLMYLTRNVNWFEAGVTDP, from the coding sequence ATGAAAAGGGATAGAAACGCGCAAAAACTTTTTGTGATCGCCATCATCGGGGCGGCGTGTTGGGGAGCGAGCCTGCTCGTGTTGCGCACGGTAGCGGGGCGGGAGCAGCGATTTGACGAGGCAAAAAACGACATCGCAGGGACATGGGGGAATCGGCAAGTGGTGTTCGGCCCGCTGCTTGTGGTCGAGACGGGCGGGTCGGAGGCGGACGGTTCGCGACAAACATTTTATATACTCCCCGCGACCCTGTACTACGAGACAGAGCTTGAACCGGAGAAACGCTCGAGGGGTATTTTTTCTACGCCGGTATATACGGGTCGGGTTAAGATATCAGGCACATTTTCTGCGGCAGACATGCCGCAGGTAGTGGCGGCTGCCGACGGAAAAACCGCGCGCATTGCTGTGGCAGTGACAGACACCCGCGGCATCGAGAAGCAGCTTGATTTCAAGTGGCAGGAAAAAACAATTCCATTTGAACCCGGGTCAGACATCGCCGCGCTCGGCAGGTCCGGGCTGCATGGGAGCGTGCCGGTTGACACGCTGCGCTCGGATGTTTCTTTCTCCTTCATGTTCGATGTGAAAGGGAGCGAAGGAATATCCTTTGCCCCGATCGGACGAGAGACTCTGATCAGCGCGTTGTCAGTATGGAAGTCGCCGAAGTTTTTCGGGTCTTTTCTGCCTGCGGAGCACTCCCTGTCCGCGTCTGGTTTTGCGGCCCAGTGGCGCATATCGTCATTCGGCCGCTCATATCCGCAGGCCTGGGAGAATCACGAGGTTGATTTTGAGGACATCGTCCGTTCCGCCGCAGGAGTTGATCTCTTTGAGCACGCGGATCTCTACACCAAATTATTCAGGAGCATTAAGTACGCAGTTCTTTTTATCGCAGTAACATTTTTGGCCTTTTTTCTTTTTGAAACATTGGCAGGCGTGCGGATTCACCCTCTGCAGTACGCGCTTGTCGGCGCTGCGCTCTCCCTTTTCTACCTTCTGTTACTCTCGCTCGCGGAACACGTCGGATTTTTCGTGGCCTATGTGATTGCGACACTTATGACGGCAAGTCTTATTTCCCTCTACAGCGCACGCGTGCTCATTAAAAAACATCGGGCGGTTCTGATTTTCGCCGCACTCGTTGCTCTCTATGGCTACTTGTATTTTGTTCTTCTCCTCGAAGAGTACGCGCTGCTTTTCGGCTCACTCCTCCTTTTCGTCTTGCTCGCTTCTCTGATGTATCTGACGCGCAATGTCAATTGGTTTGAGGCCGGGGTTACAGATCCATGA